The Colletotrichum destructivum chromosome 8, complete sequence genome includes the window CTTGTTGAACGCCGAATGCGAGGCTGTAATTCCTTGTGGCCTCTTCCCTTTTATCCCTACGCCGTGCCTCTGTTGGTATCCTGAATGGAAAACCGATGAAAAGTGAAAATTTTGAAGAAAAGACTCTTTCGCTCAAATTCCTGGGGGTCGTAACGTTCGTAaaagctctctctctctccctcttaACAACAAGGGCTGAATATTATTAGATCTCTTATGGTAGTTGGGAGACCGCATCTTTGTTGTGTTTGGGTATTGTTGGTCATGCCCTTTTTGTTTGTAGCACAGAACAGAACAGCTTTTTACAGCCGTTTGCCTGGGACAAGGATGAAGAGCACACAAAGCGCTGTAACAATCAAGAGAGTGACCGAGAGGACCATGATGGCCCTTTTGATGAGGAGCTTACGAACGTAAGGTTCACGGATCCGAGAGAAATTGAACGGCGTGTACTCGCTCAAGCCGATGAGAGCAAGGACCGGATCCAAGGAGTACTGGTAAGAGGCAAGGAAGTAGACACCAACAGTGAAGGGAAGAATAAGCTATAAGTTGGTTAGCAAATGTCTCTCGTACATGGATGAGGCCATCATGGAGACTCACCCAACATCTTGTAGTGCGAGCTGCGTCGAGGAAAATGAGAATAAAGGCAGCCCAAAAGCCACCAAACATGGACAAGAGGCCAATGATCATTCGAATCTGAAGAGTAGTTGGGATCAGGTTGCCAAGAGCCTTCATTCTCAGGAAGTTGGGAAACGCATCGCGCTCCATCGCCTGGAAGACGTAGTCCTTGGCAACATCAAAAACCTCCGGGTCGTCTCTGCCGAAATCCTCGATGGCAGTCGTGACGTCCTGGGTGATGGAACCTGGCAGGATGATCTCACGCTCGGCAccagggaggaggaaggtgTACAGAATCTTCTCTGCGGAAGCGCGGATGTCCTGTCTGGCGACGGTGTGGGCCGGAGAGTTGGAGTCAGTCGTCATATCGCGTGGGGTACTGAAGGCTCCGCTAGCGCGACCGCGTTGTTCGCCGGTGCTGCTTTGGGGAGAATCCTCGTGAGCCTCCTCCCTCAGATAGGCGGACATCTGAGCGTCCTgattcttctccttctccgagGCGTACATCGATGGACCAGCGGCGCCATGGCTCATATCCCCGAGGCCCTCTAAGATGCCGGAAGACCGCTTCGAGCCCGACTTGTCCAAATCAGGCGTTCCGACGAGAACGGATCTTCGAAGTTCGCGTACATAATGGCGACAGAGAGACATGTGCTGAGCAACATCGAGCCTATCAGTTGTTAGCGAGTCAATCAAACGCGTGTTTTGGGGATGTCGACTGTACGAACCAGAAGTCCAGGTAATCGACGGATTTCTGCTGGTCTCTCATGAAAATGTAAAAGGAAAAAAGGTCGACGGGAGGCAGGGTACGGCGGCTCAACACCTCGAACAGGGTCGGCAGTCGGTTTCGGTGCAGGTCTGGCTGAGGCGATGGCGTGCCGGACCCCTCAGTCGATCGGTCCTCCATGATGTCGGGTGAGTCGCGTTGACGAGAGAAACGGGGGTGTCGGATTCGTAGGGTGACCGGGACGAGAAGAAATCGGGCGGAAAAGAGAAGTCGAGCGACTGGGTCGGAGTCGATTGATGATGCAAAGTCGAGGTTGAGGGCGTTAAGGGAGCGCGAGTTCGTCGTAAATGAGGTTTGGCGGGTGCGCTCGGCAACCAGTCAGGGTTGGTATAGTGGTAACGCGGCTGtctccctcgtcgtcgctagTCTTCCCCCAGAATTGGTACGTTTGCTGAACGAGCGTATGAAGAGAAAGATCGCGCACGGCGCAGACTGACAGCGTCAGTGTGGTTGACGATGGCGCTGCAGGCAAGATGACTTGCGTCTTGGATGGCGTTCGAACCCGGCATAACAGCAGATCAAGCGTTCGTTGAGACCCAGACACTAATTTCGTTCAGGTTGTCTGGTCAGGGGGGAAAGGGCCCACCCCAGAGGCAGGCACGTACCGTAGTACTGCCTCTAACTGGTTAGGCATACAAAAGGCGCGCTTTCCTCAAAGCGGACCTCTTGCCCCACACTGACAGGCTACTCTGTATGTCACCTGACTTGAGCAGAATGAATGGATTGCACCGCCACTCACCAGCCGCAGGCACGGGCTTTCTCCACTTTCCAATTTGGAGGCGCTTTCTAGGGCTTGCACCTTTTCGCTTCACAAACTTTTCGTGCTCGATTACGGGGAAAACATCCATCGATCGAACTTCTTAGCAACTCGACTCCGCGATCCCGACGACCGAACGCCCAACGAGAGGTACCGCCAAAATGTCGAccaagcagaagaagcccGCCGGAAAGCAGCGTTCCGCCATTGCGGACGTCGTCGCTCGCGAGTACACCGTTCACATGCACAAGCGCGTTAGTATTTCCCCTCGAGAGACCggtccgtcgtcgacacAACATTCGGCAGTGGCGGTCGCTGGAATCAAGCATGAGCGATGCTGACATCTTATTTTCGTAGCTCCACGGTGTTTCCTTCAAGAAGCGCGCTCCCCGTGCTatcaaggagatcaaggcTTTCGCTTTCCAGGCCATGGTATGTCCTACCCCTCCGACATGAGGAAAATCCCGAAATGCCCAGGCGCACACATACCGCATCGCCCGACTATTCACAATCATTCATCCTCAAGACATGAAAACGAATCCACAAACCGGCTTAGTGAAAAGCGGTCGCTAACCACAATAATATTTAGGGCACCACCGATGTCCGTGTCGACCCTCAGCTGAACAAGAAGGTCTGGGAGCAGGGCATCAAGGGCGTTCCCTACAGACTCCGCATCCGCATCTCCCGCAGACGaaacgacgaggagggcgccaaggagaagctgtACAGCTACGTCCAGGCCGTCAACGTCAAGAACCCCAAGGGTCTCCAGACCGTTGTCGTTGAGGAGTAAAAAGTTCTCTTTGGGATGGTTTCTGGGCGGCATAAAGGCATCGGAGTTGCATTCGGCATTCTAGTCTCACATACAAAATCGACGGAAATGTGAACAACGCTTGATTCCCCACACGAATTCGACGACTTACTAGTTCTGGGCCCCGCGATGTGGTGGTGGGATGTTATTTTTTGTCTGCGCCGACCGAGTACGTGCGCCGAAGGGAGCGTTGCGTGTATGCCAGTAATGGTGACTGGGGGTACTTGGGACCAACGTTTACTTGTGGTTCATGTTACACCCATTGTCCGACAGGGTCTTTTCTATCGACTTGGGTTGTCTGCCAGATGCAGGCAACACGATATACCCCATCCTAGCCAGCCAGGCCCCAACCATGCAATGCAGTCCAATTCCTAACAAAAAAAGTTCAAACCCAAACGACCCGTAATCATACCAGACAGACTTGACTCCAATTCTCCTGTGCTCGAAATAatgccctcctcgccctgctcaGGAACCACCGCCTCTTCGTCAGGGTCGTAGTACACTCActcgtcttcgacgtcgCGGTGACGAGCGAGGACCTTGCGCTTGAACTCCTCAAAGTCCTTGTCCCAaagctcggcggcctcgccgttgagAGGAGAGGAGCTGAGTGCCAATGTTAGAAACGTACGATGAACCACTTTTTGCCGGGGCAACTCACTTGTTTGGCTCGCCCAGCAAACTTTGCAAGCTGAGAAGGACGGTCTGGATGTTGTAGGCGGGCGTCCACTTGTCCTTGAGGATGTCTAGGCAGATGCGGCCGGAGAAGTCAAAGTTGGGGTGGTAGATGGGCGTCGTGAAGAgcaccgtcggcggcgcgtaGGGGTAGTTGGTGGGGAAGGACAGGCTGAGCTTCAGCGTCAGGCCGGCGTAGGGGGTCTGGTCGGGACCTTCAATAGTGGCCGTCCAGGACATGAGGTTGCCGTCCGCCGAGGGGAAGGCAGAGACGCCAggggccggcgaggtcatAAGCTGCATCAGCTCCGTCTGCAATCTGCGGCGAGAAGGTCAGTACATCTGGTCCGTTTGCACAGGATCAGAGCAGCGAGGTTATCATACCTCTTGGTGACACTTTGCGCGTCAGGTCCCTTCCTGGTGCCGCTGAGCTTGGCCGCCTGGACGCTGCCGGGGGCGGCATTCTGGGTGTCCTCCATGCTGTAGTCCATTTTTGCAGAGGTTGCGTATAGTCCGAAGTCGAAAAGCAAACAAGTACTGCGGCCGAGAGGACTGAAGTCAAGGGtaaggagaaggaagggctGGGATGGAGCAGGTAATTCAGTTGGATTGGCAAGGAGGCAAGTATTTTGGCTGTCCAGTACTTATGTGCAAGGAGAAATGCAACGCGCAGGGagaaggaagatgaaggggCGAAGGGGACGAGGTTGCAGGCGTTTAGAACAACAGCAGAGGACATATTCCGCAGAGTGAGAAGGGCTCTCGACATCAGAGAACTGGGGACGCCGGTACCTGGGCGACGCGACTGACGCTTTCGGACTAGCCCTGTCGCTGCCGTACGACAGGAAGCCAACAGCCGGTACGTACCGCTGAGACTGGCCTGCCACTCAATTCAACTTCCTCCTACGTAGGTACCTATCCATCTACTTTTTCCCATGTCATGTCAACTTTTCTACCCTTTGTATTTATTTTCAAGGCAGATATAGGTACTTTAAGGTCTTCTTGAAAGTCATCATTGCCTCATTCGAACTCAATTCAGCTACTTGGGTCGACTTTTACTCTCCTAATACTCCCCCCCAAGCGCAAGAGACTAATAATCAGGCCTTGCGTTGAAGACCCGGAACGGCTTCGTATTATCCCAAACAAGGCGTGAGAGGCAAGTAACGAGCCAAAGAATGATCTGTTAAGCGGCTTCTGGTGTCTCGTCCTCCAATTTTTACTAAAAAAAAGTCCTTAGATGGCAAGTTTACTTAGACTGTCTGTCATTCTGATGCCTTTTACTGAATCAGACTTGACTCCTGTCCATGAAGAAGGTGTTTAAATCCACTGTTGATCACCAACAATACCGGCGACATGAAGGTTAGTCTCTTGTTTGCCTGAATAAACCCCTCATCTTACCAGCAAACCTCACAGCTTTTGTTCAGGCCGTGCCTTTGCCTTCAGCACCCGCCCCTTTGAGAGGGTTGAAATCTAGCACACACTTGTTGCTGTTCAATCGGTATGGTATGAAAAAATACCTCTTCAGACGGGTGCGTCCTATCAACTCATCACTTGGAAAGGCGCCTCCCGTGGTAATCCAGTTCCTGGAGGCTCTCGAATAAGGCGGGCCTTGAACACTTTCTGCTGATCCAGTCTGCCTCGCTTTcgtccctctccttcttccttctctccgAAACCTTCTATCAATCTCATATGCTACGACGGATTCAAAGTTTTCGTCCGGATTGGCATCTGAATATCCGTATGGGTTTCTGTCTGGCCGGTTCGCCTCATGTCCAGTTTCCCCTCAACATCCATCACATCCTTTTTTGGGATCAAGTTCTGCATCCGGGAGCTTCCTAATCAGAATGGATTCCTTCCATCAGTGCCCATGGAAGAATTGCGCCCATTATCATGAGCAAGAGCGAGAATCAGTCGCGTAAGTAGTTTCGTTGGTACGGGACCAGTACGATATGGCTAATCTTTACTAAGGAATGCAATGCCATCGCCTGAGCACGATATTCAGCTTGACAGTTCAGCCGATCGCTCACAGGCGGGCTGCAGCGACACTATGAAAACATCCGAGACCGCTGCCAACATCCAACTGAGTATATCCACGGAAGAGACGAAGGCCACGGAGGCGACTCCGATTTCTCAAGCATTGAAGGTCGATCAGAAGAAAACGGACGGTGCTTGCCTTCACGAGAAGCCGAATTACGGATGGAAGTTAGTCCGCAAGAAAGACCAGATGTGTTACATCTGCAAGGACTTGTTGCCAACGTTCATACTTCATTGCATCATATGCAACGTAGAAGTCTGCAAGGCCTGTTCCATGAGGAAATGGACGTTGAAGTAAGTCGAGACACACCCCCTTACAATACTAGCTCATCTGACACTAGGCTACTCAGTATTAGACGCATTGTCGAAAACAAGCGACGTAAGGACCTTGCCCACCGACGGTAGATGGATCGATCCGAGTGTCGCCTGCCAGGGAGCATATGTTGCCCATAGACGACAGGTTTCGAATACGCATGCCAGGATTACGGAAAGGCAGTGACGACGCAAAAGATGTTTAGATAATCGTCGCAATGGTGGTCTAGCGGGTCCACTTGGAATTTGGTGGTGGTTCAGAATTACCTGGGGGAAGTGACTCGTAATGTCAGTCGACTATGGGGAGAGGAGCCAGCCAAGGGAAACGCATACGGAAGAAGCTTGACAATGGCCAGTTCAGCTATATAGCTCAT containing:
- a CDS encoding Putative Zinc finger, FYVE/PHD-type; its protein translation is MDSFHQCPWKNCAHYHEQERESVANAMPSPEHDIQLDSSADRSQAGCSDTMKTSETAANIQLSISTEETKATEATPISQALKVDQKKTDGACLHEKPNYGWKLVRKKDQMCYICKDLLPTFILHCIICNVEVCKACSMRKWTLNIRRIVENKRRKDLAHRR
- a CDS encoding Putative large ribosomal subunit protein eL31, translated to MSTKQKKPAGKQRSAIADVVAREYTVHMHKRLHGVSFKKRAPRAIKEIKAFAFQAMGTTDVRVDPQLNKKVWEQGIKGVPYRLRIRISRRRNDEEGAKEKLYSYVQAVNVKNPKGLQTVVVEE
- a CDS encoding Putative ubiquitin-conjugating enzyme E2, ubiquitin-conjugating enzyme/RWD is translated as MDYSMEDTQNAAPGSVQAAKLSGTRKGPDAQSVTKRLQTELMQLMTSPAPGVSAFPSADGNLMSWTATIEGPDQTPYAGLTLKLSLSFPTNYPYAPPTVLFTTPIYHPNFDFSGRICLDILKDKWTPAYNIQTVLLSLQSLLGEPNNSSPLNGEAAELWDKDFEEFKRKVLARHRDVEDE
- a CDS encoding Putative RGS domain-containing protein, with amino-acid sequence MEDRSTEGSGTPSPQPDLHRNRLPTLFEVLSRRTLPPVDLFSFYIFMRDQQKSVDYLDFWLDVAQHMSLCRHYVRELRRSVLVGTPDLDKSGSKRSSGILEGLGDMSHGAAGPSMYASEKEKNQDAQMSAYLREEAHEDSPQSSTGEQRGRASGAFSTPRDMTTDSNSPAHTVARQDIRASAEKILYTFLLPGAEREIILPGSITQDVTTAIEDFGRDDPEVFDVAKDYVFQAMERDAFPNFLRMKALGNLIPTTLQIRMIIGLLSMFGGFWAAFILIFLDAARTTRCWLILPFTVGVYFLASYQYSLDPVLALIGLSEYTPFNFSRIREPYVRKLLIKRAIMVLSVTLLIVTALCVLFILVPGKRL